A region of the Callithrix jacchus isolate 240 chromosome 5, calJac240_pri, whole genome shotgun sequence genome:
GGACGGCGCGCCCGCTGTCTTCGCCACGAGCCCTCCCCTGGGCTCCCTCTCCTGGGTCCCCGCCGGAGGCGCGCCCACTCCCGCCCGGACTTCCAGCCCCGGAGGCGCGGGACAGAGCCTCGGACCCCGCCTCCCGATGCACCTCAACAGCTCCACGCCAGGGGTCCCGGGCGCACCGGCCGCCGACCCCTTCCAGCGGGCGCAGGCGGGACTGGAGGCGGCACTCCGGGCCCCGGGCTTCGGCAACGGCTCGGGCAACGCGTCGGAGCGTGTCCTGGAGGCGCCCAGCAGCCATCTGGACGTGAACACCGACATCTACTCCAAGGCGCTGGTAACCGCCGTGTACCTGGCGCTCTTCGCGGTGGGCACGGTGGGCAACGCAGTGACGGCATTCACACTGGCGCGGAAGAAGTCGCTGCAGAGCCTGCAGAGCACCGTGCACTACCACCTGGGCAGCCTGGCGCTGTCGGACCTGCTCACGCTGCTGCTGGCGATGCCCGTGGAGCTGTACAACTTCATCTGGGTGCACCACCCCTGGGCCTTCGGTGACGCTGGCTGCCGCGGCTACTACTTCGTGCGCGACGCCTGCACCTACGCCACCGCCCTCAACGTGGCCAGCCTGAGCGTGGAGCGCTACCTGGCCATCTGCCACCCCTTCAAGGCCAAGACCCTGATGTCCCGAAGCCGCACCAAGAAGTTCATCAGCGCCATCTGGCTGGCCTCGGGCCTGCTGGCGGTGCCCATGCTGTTCACCATGGGCCAGCAGAACCGCAGCGCCGATGGCCAGCACCCTGGGGGCCTGGTGTGCACGCCCACCATCCACACGGCCACGGTCAAGACTGTCATCCAGGTGAGCATGGGTAACCACCCGCCAGAgccctcccttttccccaaaCGCAGTGCCAGTGGCGTGCCTTCTGGGTGCAGGGCATGGGAGAGGTCACAGAGACAGTCTCCTTCTGCGAGGCTGGGAAGGTGGTTGGGGCAACTTGGGGCAGCTCCAGAGTTGCTAGGCTCAGCTCCTGTCTTCTCCCCTCCTGTTGAGGGGATGGAGCCCGTGCCTGTCCCTGGAGTCCATGGCCGGCCTCGGATGTCTCTGAATTCCTTAAGATCTAATGGAAACTCATGTGTGCTGGCACCAGTGTCATGGAAGGAAGAGGCCCCTTTCATCAGCTTCTCAAAAGGCTTTGTGCCCCCAACAGGTGATGTTCCTCTCCTCTGTAGAGTGGCCCCAGACTGGCTCTGCCAGTGCCTCCCAGCTGCCTCCCCTGGCCCAAACATGGGAGTCAGCGGAACCTGATGCCACCTTGGGCCAGTTCCTAGTTTAGCCTCAGCTTTCCAGTCTGCATGATGGGGTAGTCATGGCATTGACTTCAGAAGGTTGAGCATTCAAGAGACAACGTGTGGGAAGTGTTTGCATGGCCCCTGACATGTAGAAGCGCTCACAGGTGCCATTAGTGCTGGATGGTGGGGATGGTATTTCTGCTGGGAAGGTTATGAGGATCTCCATGTAGCGGTGGCATGTGGTAAGGTGCATAAAACTGGAGCCGAGTGGCCAACGGCCCTCCAAGGATCAGAGCAAAGCGCTGTGGGAATGCAGGTGGGAAGCCCCCTTGGGAATCAGTTTGGCTGAGAGGTGCATGGCATGGGGGGTTCCAGCACTGGAGGAGAGGGCTGGTCAAACCAAAGCCCTTAGCAGGAGGCTGATGTCCAGGGAGGAAGTCAGGGCCAGTTGGCACTTTGAATGACATCTTGGACTTGAGCAGCCTTGGAGGTGTGGAGTTTCCTCCATTCTGGGTGGGCTAGGAAG
Encoded here:
- the NTSR1 gene encoding neurotensin receptor type 1 produces the protein MHLNSSTPGVPGAPAADPFQRAQAGLEAALRAPGFGNGSGNASERVLEAPSSHLDVNTDIYSKALVTAVYLALFAVGTVGNAVTAFTLARKKSLQSLQSTVHYHLGSLALSDLLTLLLAMPVELYNFIWVHHPWAFGDAGCRGYYFVRDACTYATALNVASLSVERYLAICHPFKAKTLMSRSRTKKFISAIWLASGLLAVPMLFTMGQQNRSADGQHPGGLVCTPTIHTATVKTVIQVNTFMSFIFPMVVISVLNTIIANKLTVMVRQAAEQGQVCTVGDQHSTFSMAIEPGRVQALRHGVHVLRAVVIAFVVCWLPYHVRRLMFCYISDEQWTPFLYDFYHYFYMVTNVLFYVSSTINPILYNLVSANFRHIFLATLACLCPVWPRRRKRPAFLRKANSMSSNHTLSSNATRETLY